One window of Phalacrocorax carbo chromosome 1, bPhaCar2.1, whole genome shotgun sequence genomic DNA carries:
- the LOC104039579 gene encoding cystatin-B — MLCGGTSEARPATEETQKIADEVKPQLEEKEGKTFDVFTAVEFKTQVVAGTNYFIKVHVGNDEFIHLRVFRSLPHENKPLSLHSYQSSKTKHDELAYF, encoded by the exons ATGTTGTGCGGGGGTACCTCGGAGGCCCGCCCCGCCACCGAGGAGACGCAGAAGATCGCGGATGAG GTGAAGCCTCagctagaagaaaaagaagggaaaacatttgATGTCTTCACTGCAGTGGAGTTTAAAACTCAGGTGGTTGCTGGAACAAACTACTTCATCAAG GTCCATGTTGGCAATGATGAGTTCATTCACCTGCGGGTGTTCAGAAGTCTTCCTCATGAGAATAAGCCGCTGAGTCTCCACAGTTACCAGAGCAGCAAGACTAAGCACGATGAACTGGCTTATTTCTAG